AGCAGGGTGCGTTCTCGATGGGGTGGCTAACGGGGCTTGAACCCGCGACCCCCGCGACCACAACGCGGTGCTCTACCAACTGAGCTATAGCCACCAGGTGCATCCGCACGCGGCTGCGATGAACCAGTGTAGCGAACGAACGAGGTGCCTTCGCACCACCGGTGCTGTGGCTCAGGGCACATCCGCCCAGTTCACAGCCCGACGGCGGACACTACTCCGACGCTGCCGGGAGCGTGGGGGAGGAGGCGATCAGCGCCGCCGCACGCTGGGCGCTCTTGGAGTCCGGCAGCCGTGAGTCGTCGGGGAAGAGCACGCTGCGGTAGTACCGCAGTTCGTCGATGCTCTCGGCGATGTCGGCCAGGGCGCGGTGGCCGCCCTCCTTCTTCGGGGAGTTGAAGTAGGCGCGCGGGTACCAGCGCCGCGCGAGCTCCTTGATGGAGGAGACGTCGATGATGCGGTAGTGCAGGTGGGCGGTCAGGTCGGGCATGTCCCGGTCGAGGAAGGACTTGTCGGTACCCACCGAGTTCCCGGCGAGCGGAGCCTTGCGGGGTTCGGGGACGAACTGTTTGACGTAGTCGAGCACCTGGGCCTGGGCGTCGGCGAGTGCGATGCCGTGGTCGAGCTCGTCCAGCAGGCCGGAGGTGGTGTGCATCGTGCGCACGACCTCGCCCATCTGCTCGACGGCGCCCGGCGGGGGAGCGATCACCAGGTCCAGCCCGGCATCGAGGGTGTGCAGCTCGGAGTCGGTCACGAGCACGGCGATCTCGATCAGCGCATCGTGGTGCAGGTCGAGGCCGGTCATCTCGCAGTCGATCCAGACGATGGGATCGCCGCGGCCAGGGGTCTTGGGCGTAGAACTCACGCCCACACTGTATCGAGCGCGACCGACCTCCCAGCCGTGGCCCGCGTGGGCGGCTGCCGCTGCGGGCCACGGCCGGCAGATCGCGATGCACCGGCGCCGGCCGCCACCACCCAACGGCCAGCGCCTGCGCCGTCAGCTGGCTCGGATGTAGGCGGCGGTGTCCTTCAGGTGGGTGGCGCTCCGGGCAGCATCGGTGCCCTGGGCGGTGACAGTGCCCTGGAAAGCCGAAAGGCGGCCGGTGGACCGGCCGCCTCGAGTGAGTCGCGCGAGAATCCGCCGGATCCTCAGCTCCCGCAGGATGTTCCTGCGGTGGGTGAGCTCGGCGAGTCGCTGCTGGTGCTCGAGGCGGTGTATCTCGTAGATGACGATCGGGTGCATGGGTGGATCCTGCCTTCGTGGTGGTGTGGGTGCGCCCGGCCGGGCACGGTCACCACCTTGGCAGCGCACGCATCGCGGGTCACGGTATTTATCGAGGCGCCCTCCCGCACGACTGCGGCGGCACTCATGCGGAGGGCGCGGTGAGCAGACCGAGATGCAGTGCGCGCAGGACCGCACGGGTGCGGTCCTTGACTCCCAGCTTGGCCAGCAGGGTGGAGATGTGGTTCTTCACCGTGCCCTCGGCGAGGAACAGCGCCTCGGCGATCTCCCGGTTGGTGAAGCCGCTGGCCAGCAGGCGCAGGATCTCCGTCTCCCGAGGACTGAGCGGCTCGGG
Above is a window of Ruania suaedae DNA encoding:
- the orn gene encoding oligoribonuclease, with product MSSTPKTPGRGDPIVWIDCEMTGLDLHHDALIEIAVLVTDSELHTLDAGLDLVIAPPPGAVEQMGEVVRTMHTTSGLLDELDHGIALADAQAQVLDYVKQFVPEPRKAPLAGNSVGTDKSFLDRDMPDLTAHLHYRIIDVSSIKELARRWYPRAYFNSPKKEGGHRALADIAESIDELRYYRSVLFPDDSRLPDSKSAQRAAALIASSPTLPAASE